The window AGTCGATGAACTCCTCGATGTCGCCGTGCCAGTCGCGGAGCGTGTTCATCTTCGCGGCGCGCCGGGTCTTGCCGCCGGACTTCACGACGTTCGCGACCTGGTCATACACGCGGAGGAAGGAAAGGGGTCCGCTCGGCTTGCCGCCGCCGGAGAGCTTTTCGCGCGAGCTGCGAATCGGCGTCAGGTCGGTGCCGGTGCCGGAGCCGAGCTTGAAGAGCATGGCCTCGGAGTGGGCGAGGTGCATGATGGACTCCATGTTGTCCTCGACCGTCTGGATGAAGCATGCGCTGCCCTGCGGGTATTCGTATTGCGTGCGGGCGCGCTCGGCCACGCACGTCTTCCGGTTCACGAACCAGTTGCCCATGCCGGACGTCTTGCCGACACCGTATTCGTGATAGAGCCCGACGTTGAACCAGACCGGGGAGTTGAACGCGCCATATTGGTTCACGCACAGCCACGTGAGTTCGTCGTAGAACACCTCGCCGTCGGCCTTGCTGAAGTAGCCGTCCTTCACGCCCCAGTCCGCCAGTGTGCGCGTGACGCGGTGGATGAGCTGCCTGACGGAGTGCTCGCGCTCGGACTTCGAAATGTCACCGTAAAAGTATTTGGAGCAGACGACCTTCGTCGCGAGCTGCGACCAGGAGGCGGGGACTTCGACGTTCTCCTGGCGGAAAATCGTCTTGCCGGTGTCGTCGGTGATTTCGGCGGTGCGTTTGCTCCACTCGATCTGGTCGAACGGCGCCGTGCGCGCGTCGCTGAACACACGCTCGACGCGCATGAGTTTGCGGCTCGGACTGGCGGCGGGTTTGTTTCGAGTGGTGGACACGTCGGCGGCAGTAGTACGGCGGCGGCGGGCCGTTGGAGACGAAGACACGAGGGCGTCGCGGGTGTCAATCATGGCGGTGACGGGTTGGAAGTTTTTGGTTCTTGTCGGTCGCCCGTCGCGGCGCATTCCAGCCCGCAAATCCAACAAGGCGACAGCTTCCCCAAAGAGTGCGGCAGGGTTCGAACTCTCTCCCAACCCCATCCCGTGGGGGAGCGCCGGCGAGACTACCACTACAGGTTGAGCCTACAAGAGTTTTTTCCAAAAAAGTTACAAAGAACTTATTCTCACGGAAACCTCGATGGTTTCGAGGCTCAATCCGGATTTCGCAACGGTTGTTCACATCCGTGAACAACCCCGGTGCGAACAAGTGCGACGCCCGCCGGACAACTTCGTCCGGCTTCGTTCCGAGGCCAATGACGGTGCGAATTCACAGAACTTCCACGACCAACGGGGTCGCGCTGGGTGGTTCGTCCGCGAGTTCGATCGCCGCACGAAGCCGTTGCAAAGCGCATGCTGCGTCGTCACGCGTCCGCGCGTGCACTCGCGCAAGGATGGAGCCCGGTTCAATGCGGTCACCTGGCTTTGCAAGCTGGTCCACTCCGACGTCCGGTTGGATCGTCGATTCCTTCGTGAGTCGGCCGCCGCCCAAGTCGCGCACCATCTCGCCGACAACCCGCGCCTCGCATCGCGTGACGAATCCCGCGGAACCGGACTTCAACTCAACCCGGACAGGCGCGGCGTGATCCAGCGCGAGCTTCCTTTCGAAGGCCCGCAGGTCGGCGCCCTGCGCTTCGATGAGTTCGTTCCACTTCGCGCGCGGCCCGCCCGAGGCGAGTCTGGTCGCGGCGGCGGCGCGCGCCGGTTCGAGTTCGCGCTCGCGCTGTGTGAGCACGAGCAGGTGCGCCGCGCACTCGACGACGAGTTCGCGCAAGTCCTGCGGACCGCGGCCTTCGAGGCAGGCGATGGCTTCCTTCACTTCAAGCCAGTTGCCGGCCGAGCGGCCGAGCGGCGTGTCCATGTCCGTGAGCAATGCGCGGGTGCGGACGCCGCAGTCGTTCGCGAGCGAAACGATCGAGCGCGCGAGGTCGCGCGCCTCCTCGCGCGTTTTCATGAAGGCCGCGGCGCCAAACTTCACATCCATCACGAGCGCGTCGAGTCCCTCGGCGAGTTTCTTCGAGAGGATGGAGCCCGTGATGAGCGGGATGCTGGGCACTGTCGCCGTCACATCACGCAACGCGTAGAGCAGCCTGTCCGCGGGAATCATCGTCGCCGTCTGTCCGCCCATCGCGACGCCGATGCGTTGCGTCTGCTCCACGAGGCGCGCGGGGCCGAGTTGCGTCGTCAACCCCGGGATGCTCTCGAGCTTGTCGAGCGTGCCGCCCGTGATGCCGAGCCCGCGGCCGGAGATCATCGGCACGCGGAAGCCAAGACACGCGAGCAGGGGCGCGAGCGGGAGCGAAACCTTGTCACCAATGCCGCCGGTCGAGTGCTTGTCCACGACGGGCCGCGGGTCCGAGGGCCACTTCAACACCTCGCCCGAGTCGCGCATGGCGAGCGTGAGGGAGCGCGTTTCGTCCGCGGTCATTCCACGGAAGAACACGGCCATCAGCATCGCCGACATTTGGTAGTCGGGAATCCCGCCCGCCGCGAACTCCCGCACGAACCTGGTGATCTGCTCCGGCGTGAGCGCCTGGCCGTCGCGCTTGGCTTCGATGAGGGAGAGGAAGCTCATGTCCAACTCGTGCGTGCCATCGAGTGGAACACGGCGAAAGTCCAATGTCCAACGGCCAATCCGATCGCCGGTCATGCCGGGCGCAATTGACGCTTCCGCGTTGGCAAGGCGGCGGCTACAGTCCGCCCCGCTGAACACACGCGCAAGCCGTCCAACCCCCGCCGCCGCGCCGCGCTGTCGCGCCCGATGCTCCGCGCGATGGCTCGCTTGCTGCACGGGTTCGCTGTTCGTCCTCGGCATTGCGCGCAATGCGCTTGCGGGAGATGCTTTGGCGCCTTCCTTCCGCAACGAAGTCCAGCCCGTGCTCTCGAAGGCCGGTTGCAACCAGGGCACGTGCCACGGCAACGCAAACGGCAAGGGCGGCTTCAAGCTCTCGCTGCGCGGCGAAGACGCGGACTACGATTTCGGCGTGCTCACGCGCGAGGTGTTCGCGCGCCGCGCGAATCCGCTCGACCCGGGGCGGAGCCTGCTGCTGCTCAAGCCCACCATGCAGGTCGCGCACGAGGGCGGGCTGCGCTTTGCCACCAATTCGCCAGAGCACGCCGTCATCCTCCGATGGATCGCCGCGGGAGTGCCGGCGGACCCGCCGGATGCGCCGCGGCTCGCGCGACTCGGAGTCACGCCCGTCGAGCGCATCCTCGTGGAGCCGGAACGCGAGGCGCAGATTCACGCACGCGCCGTGTTCAGCGACGGCTCGCAGCGCGACGTGGGCGCGCTCGCGGTTTACGAATCCTCCAGCGCGACGGCCACGATCACCCGCGAGGGACTCGTGCGCCAGGACAAGCCCGGCGAAGTGACCGTGAACGTGCGGTTCCTCGACCAGCAGGCGCCCGTGCGGCTCGCGTTCGTGCCGGCGCGGCCGGGCTTCGCGTGGAGCCATCCGCCGCGCAACAACTTCATTGACGACCACGTCTTGGCCAAGCTGCGCCAGCTCCGCATCAACCCGTCCGGCCTGTGCAGCGACACGGTGTTCCTTCGCCGCGCGCACCTCGACCTGCTCGGCCTGCCGCCGACGGCGGACGAGGCGAAGGCGTTCCTCGGCGACCGCCGGCGCGACAAGCGCGCGCGGCTCGTGGATGCGCTGCTCGAACGGCCCGAGTTCGCCGACTTCTGGGCGCTCAAGTGGGCGGACCTGCTGCGTGTGGAGGAAAAATCGCTCGACCGGAAGGGCGTGCAGAATTTCCACCACTGGATCCGGCAGGCCGTGGCGGAGAACAAACCTGTGGACCAGTTCGTGCGCGAGGTCGTGGCGGCGCGCGGCAGCACCTACTCGCAACCCGCGGGCAACTACCTGCGCGCGCTGCGCGATCCCGTCTCGCGCGCGGAAGCCACGGCGCAGGTGTTTCTCGGCACGCGGCTCCAGTGCGCGCAATGCCA is drawn from Verrucomicrobiota bacterium and contains these coding sequences:
- a CDS encoding thymidine phosphorylase, encoding MPRTNSEPVQQASHRAEHRARQRGAAAGVGRLARVFSGADCSRRLANAEASIAPGMTGDRIGRWTLDFRRVPLDGTHELDMSFLSLIEAKRDGQALTPEQITRFVREFAAGGIPDYQMSAMLMAVFFRGMTADETRSLTLAMRDSGEVLKWPSDPRPVVDKHSTGGIGDKVSLPLAPLLACLGFRVPMISGRGLGITGGTLDKLESIPGLTTQLGPARLVEQTQRIGVAMGGQTATMIPADRLLYALRDVTATVPSIPLITGSILSKKLAEGLDALVMDVKFGAAAFMKTREEARDLARSIVSLANDCGVRTRALLTDMDTPLGRSAGNWLEVKEAIACLEGRGPQDLRELVVECAAHLLVLTQRERELEPARAAAATRLASGGPRAKWNELIEAQGADLRAFERKLALDHAAPVRVELKSGSAGFVTRCEARVVGEMVRDLGGGRLTKESTIQPDVGVDQLAKPGDRIEPGSILARVHARTRDDAACALQRLRAAIELADEPPSATPLVVEVL
- a CDS encoding DUF1549 domain-containing protein, translating into MRERKLMSNSCVPSSGTRRKSNVQRPIRSPVMPGAIDASALARRRLQSAPLNTRASRPTPAAAPRCRARCSARWLACCTGSLFVLGIARNALAGDALAPSFRNEVQPVLSKAGCNQGTCHGNANGKGGFKLSLRGEDADYDFGVLTREVFARRANPLDPGRSLLLLKPTMQVAHEGGLRFATNSPEHAVILRWIAAGVPADPPDAPRLARLGVTPVERILVEPEREAQIHARAVFSDGSQRDVGALAVYESSSATATITREGLVRQDKPGEVTVNVRFLDQQAPVRLAFVPARPGFAWSHPPRNNFIDDHVLAKLRQLRINPSGLCSDTVFLRRAHLDLLGLPPTADEAKAFLGDRRRDKRARLVDALLERPEFADFWALKWADLLRVEEKSLDRKGVQNFHHWIRQAVAENKPVDQFVREVVAARGSTYSQPAGNYLRALRDPVSRAEATAQVFLGTRLQCAQCHNHPFDRWTQDDYYGWTGLFSRVQYRVLENNKRDRLDSHEFIGEQMVVMAREGATKNARTGRDAAPKFLGASAPQPGTQDAGPGADYLESLAAWLTSADNPRFAKAQVNRVWFHLMGRGLVDPIDDFRPTNPASHPALLDALAKDFVAGRFDLRRLIRLIINSRAYQLSSDTNDTNAEDEVNYSHSIPRRLAAEPLLDAQHLALGVASKFSGYPDGLRASQLPGVTTAQRRLRRDTMDDQFLRVFGKPMRLLTCECERSGGTTLAQAFHFISGPGINALLTAPDNRMGALLAAGRSPGELLDELYWNALSRPPTDREVAAGVAHLERSKDRRAALEDIAWGLLNAKEFVMRP